The following are encoded in a window of Haloarcula hispanica ATCC 33960 genomic DNA:
- a CDS encoding extracellular solute-binding protein, which produces MSDSSLRSGKRRRFIKSAGAATVTLLAGCGGNESSESTSGDGGDGDSGASTGEQSNDITTLTVRHFVNDHIETFYEKHNPILKKEHGISVDFETMGWGVARKKQNNSISTRTGPDVEEIASTWMPQQVNSDGWMDLEEAGVSMPTDNIYESPLQIGKFDGVRAGFPWFWGPRGHIYYKSLFEEAGIDGPPSTWDELANDASKYNTQAEKWEQEGYNTRYLFGIPGANNWAVVQYYMMLIWQNGGSVIDGSKPTFDSDAAVEALNFYKDLSTTHKASPQASVEWNGVARNNAFSSKRIASTWQGLRVANDIDAELGVGKPPAGPRGESSTFFGVNLMGIHPWTKKKSEAATFIEYLMQPEVNAELAKGSGFLPTIKSSFEQDAFQGELYQSFSEDVLNNTNAKTAPQVVGWGDVSGAIKGAVTKVLTKAATDSWSEGDTEKALQQAAMQAENALQG; this is translated from the coding sequence ATGTCAGACAGTAGTTTGCGGAGTGGCAAGCGACGTCGCTTCATCAAAAGCGCCGGAGCGGCAACAGTCACGCTGCTCGCGGGCTGTGGCGGCAACGAAAGTTCAGAGAGTACCTCCGGGGATGGCGGGGACGGCGACTCTGGCGCGAGCACCGGGGAGCAATCGAATGATATAACCACCCTCACAGTCCGTCACTTCGTCAATGACCACATTGAGACGTTCTACGAGAAGCACAATCCCATACTGAAGAAAGAACACGGGATCAGCGTGGATTTCGAGACGATGGGCTGGGGCGTCGCTCGGAAGAAGCAAAACAACAGTATCTCCACCCGGACCGGTCCGGACGTCGAAGAGATCGCATCGACGTGGATGCCACAACAGGTCAATTCCGACGGCTGGATGGACCTCGAAGAAGCCGGCGTCTCGATGCCGACAGACAATATCTACGAGTCACCGCTTCAGATCGGTAAATTCGACGGCGTCCGGGCTGGGTTCCCCTGGTTCTGGGGACCCCGCGGACACATTTATTATAAATCGCTGTTCGAGGAAGCCGGTATCGATGGCCCTCCGTCGACCTGGGACGAACTCGCGAATGATGCGTCGAAGTACAACACGCAGGCCGAAAAGTGGGAACAGGAAGGCTACAACACGAGATACCTGTTCGGCATTCCGGGGGCGAACAACTGGGCAGTCGTCCAGTACTATATGATGCTCATCTGGCAAAACGGCGGGAGCGTGATCGACGGGTCCAAGCCGACATTCGACAGTGACGCGGCGGTGGAGGCGCTGAATTTCTACAAGGACCTGTCGACGACGCACAAGGCGTCCCCACAGGCGTCAGTCGAGTGGAACGGCGTTGCACGGAACAACGCGTTTAGCAGCAAACGGATAGCCTCGACGTGGCAGGGGCTCAGAGTAGCAAACGATATCGACGCCGAACTCGGCGTCGGCAAGCCGCCGGCCGGTCCCCGGGGAGAGTCGTCGACCTTCTTCGGAGTGAACCTCATGGGCATCCATCCCTGGACGAAGAAGAAGAGCGAAGCCGCGACGTTCATCGAGTATCTGATGCAGCCGGAGGTCAACGCAGAACTCGCGAAGGGCTCTGGCTTCTTGCCGACGATCAAGAGTAGCTTCGAGCAAGACGCCTTCCAGGGTGAGCTGTATCAGTCCTTCAGTGAAGACGTTCTGAACAACACAAACGCCAAGACAGCGCCGCAAGTCGTGGGCTGGGGTGATGTCTCCGGAGCGATCAAGGGGGCTGTCACGAAGGTACTCACGAAGGCAGCAACGGACTCCTGGTCCGAAGGCGATACCGAGAAGGCACTCCAACAGGCTGCGATGCAGGCAGAAAACGCGCTTCAAGGATAA
- a CDS encoding SIS domain-containing protein, producing MTTHAVYDEIRSGIDRLNDFELSTHDLSEPRERIAHADRVHFIGCGSSYWTGVIGQYASFQSGIDATAHAASEYLFAGPPITEETVVVAYSQSGETSETVTAARRAKEGGAFVIGITNSADSTLGSVADEILVTPAGTEKAVLATKTVDAALMLTFSLLESKYSEYTPSELQRTCRNVIDQDFQAAVAVLAEAKTLYTLGQGIEYGLAGEAATKFGEGALLHTTALPTPEISHGPIANAAGEPALVIATRESKSSLTSEVVSKLRDAGVITIVLRRPTNDYGGDISIKLPSRSPDHPIVPLKILQSLTYKTAVKKGYNPDDPPELSKHIEWSALG from the coding sequence ATGACCACACACGCAGTCTACGACGAGATCCGTTCCGGTATCGACCGACTGAACGATTTCGAACTGAGCACGCACGACCTTTCCGAGCCACGCGAGCGTATTGCACACGCTGACCGAGTCCACTTCATCGGCTGTGGATCCTCGTACTGGACCGGCGTGATCGGTCAGTATGCGTCTTTCCAGAGCGGCATCGATGCAACGGCGCACGCCGCGTCAGAATATCTGTTCGCCGGTCCGCCGATTACTGAGGAAACGGTTGTCGTCGCCTACTCCCAGTCCGGCGAAACGTCTGAAACCGTTACAGCCGCTCGCCGAGCAAAAGAGGGAGGTGCATTCGTTATCGGTATTACAAACAGCGCCGATTCGACGCTGGGGTCTGTAGCGGACGAGATCCTCGTCACGCCGGCGGGGACCGAGAAAGCAGTCCTTGCTACCAAAACAGTCGATGCCGCGTTGATGCTGACGTTCTCGCTGCTCGAAAGCAAATACAGTGAGTACACACCGAGCGAACTGCAACGCACATGCCGGAACGTCATCGACCAGGACTTTCAGGCAGCCGTCGCTGTCCTCGCGGAGGCCAAGACACTCTACACTCTCGGACAGGGGATCGAATATGGGCTTGCAGGCGAGGCGGCGACGAAGTTCGGCGAGGGTGCACTGTTGCATACGACAGCACTCCCGACACCGGAAATCAGCCACGGTCCCATCGCAAACGCTGCCGGTGAGCCGGCACTCGTCATTGCGACCCGAGAATCGAAGTCATCGTTGACCAGCGAGGTCGTTTCAAAGCTACGCGACGCCGGAGTGATCACAATTGTCCTGCGGCGGCCGACGAACGACTACGGTGGAGACATCTCAATCAAACTCCCGTCCCGATCACCGGACCACCCGATAGTCCCGTTGAAGATCCTGCAATCGCTCACGTACAAGACGGCCGTCAAGAAGGGATACAATCCGGACGATCCACCGGAACTCTCGAAACATATCGAGTGGAGTGCGCTGGGATAG
- a CDS encoding carbohydrate ABC transporter permease: MLSSLMAAVGSESTMVPDEMRLTADGKELVYQLLWRSVLILVLIFAIFPVWMMFTTSFKTRDEVLQLGLDIIPADPYVQNYFLMFQRFPLVDYYVNSLVISSVTTVLSLLIGGLAAYSLSRYEFPGKEKFEMGALATQMIPGVLILIPMFLLFIVMDQSANVPMKDTYHGMIFLYTTFTVPFTIWMLRGYFDTIPTALEEAARIDGCTRTQALFRVVMPLAAPGLAATGMFVFLLAFNEVLFASVLATDNVTPFSIGIQNFQQQDQTMWGQMMAASTLAAVPLLAIFVVFQRQIVSGLTSGSVKQ, from the coding sequence ATGCTCAGTTCGCTCATGGCTGCTGTCGGGTCAGAAAGTACGATGGTGCCCGACGAAATGCGGCTGACTGCCGATGGTAAAGAGCTCGTGTACCAACTGCTCTGGCGCTCCGTGCTCATCCTTGTTCTCATATTCGCGATATTCCCCGTCTGGATGATGTTCACGACGTCGTTCAAAACCCGCGATGAAGTGCTGCAACTCGGGCTTGACATAATTCCGGCGGACCCCTATGTCCAGAACTACTTCCTGATGTTCCAGCGGTTCCCGCTCGTCGACTACTACGTTAACAGCCTGGTCATTTCGAGCGTGACAACAGTTCTTTCGCTGCTCATCGGTGGACTGGCTGCCTACTCGTTGTCGCGATATGAGTTCCCTGGCAAGGAGAAATTCGAGATGGGGGCACTCGCAACGCAGATGATCCCCGGAGTACTCATCCTCATCCCGATGTTTCTGTTGTTCATCGTCATGGACCAGTCGGCGAACGTTCCGATGAAAGACACGTACCATGGAATGATATTCCTCTATACGACGTTTACCGTCCCGTTCACCATCTGGATGCTTCGTGGGTACTTCGACACGATACCGACCGCGCTGGAGGAAGCCGCGCGGATCGACGGCTGTACGCGGACACAGGCCCTGTTCCGCGTCGTCATGCCGCTTGCAGCACCGGGCCTGGCTGCGACTGGGATGTTCGTGTTCCTGCTCGCGTTCAACGAGGTGCTTTTCGCGTCGGTCCTGGCGACCGACAACGTCACGCCGTTCTCCATTGGGATTCAGAACTTCCAGCAGCAGGATCAGACGATGTGGGGCCAGATGATGGCTGCCTCGACGCTCGCCGCTGTCCCACTGCTCGCAATCTTCGTCGTGTTCCAGCGGCAGATCGTTTCCGGGCTGACGTCCGGGAGTGTCAAGCAGTAA
- a CDS encoding carbohydrate ABC transporter permease, with protein sequence MMLLVHGIPVILGFVMSFYEFPSLRYTDWFRPETFVGLDHFAKVFQKDTIYGAQFWNSLKVTILYTVGSVVGTYVLGLVTALTLDKQFRGKLVARTVILIPYVTPVVVTLLTWRMMFRSDTGVINALLRQAGLIEGSLFWLLGPNSLYAIIIANVWRNFPYAAIMLYAGLQSVPEQLYEAAEIDGAGRWGKLRYVTLPQLKPVSAVILLLLILWTFINFPVPYILLGGSPSESGNVLMLLIYSFGFKQSAYGIGSALSAMLFLFSMTIAYVYYKRVVASSYDGGAI encoded by the coding sequence ATGATGCTTCTCGTCCACGGGATTCCAGTCATCCTCGGGTTCGTTATGAGCTTCTACGAGTTCCCGTCGCTCAGATACACTGACTGGTTCCGCCCAGAGACGTTCGTCGGGCTTGACCACTTCGCGAAGGTCTTCCAGAAGGATACGATCTATGGCGCACAGTTCTGGAACTCGCTCAAAGTCACCATTCTGTACACGGTTGGCTCGGTCGTAGGGACGTACGTTCTCGGGCTCGTCACCGCACTCACCCTCGATAAGCAATTCCGGGGGAAGCTTGTCGCGAGGACCGTGATTCTGATTCCGTACGTGACACCGGTTGTCGTCACGCTTCTCACCTGGCGGATGATGTTCCGGAGCGATACTGGAGTCATCAACGCGTTACTCCGGCAGGCCGGACTCATCGAGGGGTCCCTGTTCTGGCTACTGGGTCCAAACTCACTGTACGCGATAATCATCGCGAACGTCTGGCGGAACTTCCCGTATGCGGCGATCATGTTGTACGCCGGACTGCAGTCGGTACCGGAGCAATTGTACGAGGCTGCAGAGATAGACGGGGCCGGCCGATGGGGGAAGCTGCGGTACGTGACGCTGCCACAGTTGAAGCCTGTCTCTGCCGTCATTCTGCTGCTGTTGATCCTCTGGACCTTCATCAACTTCCCCGTCCCGTATATTTTGCTGGGAGGGTCACCGAGCGAATCGGGGAACGTCCTGATGTTGCTCATCTACTCCTTTGGCTTCAAACAGAGTGCATACGGGATCGGGTCCGCGCTCAGCGCGATGCTGTTCCTGTTCTCTATGACCATCGCATACGTCTATTACAAGCGCGTTGTGGCGTCTAGCTACGACGGAGGGGCTATCTGA